Proteins from a single region of Mucilaginibacter daejeonensis:
- a CDS encoding EcsC family protein has product MRPFTLPKLNLRKISRNFKQSMTGLAKGGFQKIFEQIDQLGIKKGVDQLGIDRFIQQCALLAAGSGAITGAGGVTSMLIGVPVDMINLITQQFRVTLAISYHRTGSYKIRFDDFFKIVASSLKVDAGMAMTKNIMEEVAEKLMLNIGSKTAERLVPVVGAVVGASANYIFIKRVADNLMKEKVTKIDI; this is encoded by the coding sequence ATGCGCCCTTTTACATTGCCAAAACTCAATCTGCGTAAAATAAGCCGAAACTTTAAACAGAGCATGACCGGCCTGGCCAAAGGCGGTTTCCAAAAGATCTTTGAGCAGATCGATCAGCTGGGTATTAAAAAAGGGGTGGATCAGTTAGGTATCGATAGATTTATTCAGCAATGCGCTTTACTGGCCGCTGGCTCAGGTGCGATCACCGGTGCAGGTGGCGTGACCAGTATGCTGATCGGTGTGCCGGTGGATATGATCAATCTGATCACCCAACAATTCAGGGTAACGCTGGCCATTTCATATCACCGCACCGGAAGCTATAAGATCCGGTTCGATGATTTTTTCAAGATCGTGGCATCATCCTTAAAAGTGGACGCCGGCATGGCCATGACCAAGAACATCATGGAAGAGGTAGCCGAGAAGTTGATGCTCAACATTGGCTCTAAAACTGCCGAACGCCTGGTACCAGTGGTAGGTGCCGTAGTAGGTGCATCAGCCAATTACATCTTCATCAAACGCGTAGCCGATAACCTGATGAAGGAGAAGGTTACCAAGATCGATATTTGA
- a CDS encoding DUF421 domain-containing protein, whose protein sequence is MKFDWHNIFIHDLDLMAAGEILFRTLIMFSMILLFLRLSGKKGVRQLSLFEVAVIIGLGSAAGDPMFHNEDAILPAVIVFLCILLFYRGLTYLATKYEWFEKVLEGEPVYIIEDGQFVIDHDEPMFAKDEFFAEMRQKNVEHVGQVKTAILETNGVVSFFFYPDEDVRPGLPVLPKVYDQKSDTCNEPGPYACSYCAHVMDLKEQKNVCPRCHHQEWVATICTTRIT, encoded by the coding sequence ATGAAATTTGACTGGCATAATATTTTTATCCATGACCTGGACCTGATGGCCGCGGGTGAGATCCTGTTCCGCACGCTGATCATGTTCTCCATGATCCTGCTGTTCCTGCGGCTCTCGGGAAAAAAGGGAGTAAGGCAATTATCGCTGTTCGAGGTGGCCGTGATCATTGGCTTAGGCTCCGCCGCAGGCGATCCCATGTTCCATAATGAGGATGCCATATTACCAGCGGTGATCGTCTTTTTGTGTATCCTGTTATTTTATCGCGGCCTTACCTATTTAGCCACTAAATACGAATGGTTCGAAAAGGTATTGGAGGGCGAGCCGGTGTATATCATCGAGGATGGGCAATTTGTGATCGACCATGATGAGCCGATGTTCGCAAAGGATGAGTTCTTTGCCGAGATGCGCCAGAAGAACGTAGAGCATGTAGGCCAGGTCAAGACCGCCATATTGGAGACGAACGGTGTGGTAAGCTTCTTTTTTTATCCGGACGAGGACGTGAGACCCGGCTTACCGGTACTCCCCAAAGTGTACGACCAAAAAAGTGATACCTGTAATGAGCCCGGCCCTTACGCATGCAGCTACTGCGCACATGTAATGGATCTGAAAGAACAAAAGAACGTTTGCCCGCGTTGCCACCATCAGGAATGGGTAGCCACTATTTGTACCACGCGTATCACCTGA
- a CDS encoding cell division protein ZapA produces the protein MGEISIKINIADRVYPLKVDTEEEELIRRAAKLVNDRIKEFQDNYAVKDKQDLLSMAVLHYATSSLKAERKVTEEDTTVAEKAYQLDHMLNEFFNKQ, from the coding sequence ATGGGAGAGATCTCCATAAAAATAAATATTGCTGATCGTGTATATCCGCTCAAGGTAGATACCGAGGAGGAGGAATTGATACGCAGGGCAGCAAAGCTGGTCAATGATCGTATTAAGGAATTTCAGGATAATTATGCGGTAAAGGATAAGCAAGATCTGCTGTCGATGGCGGTGCTGCATTACGCAACATCATCATTAAAGGCAGAGCGCAAGGTAACAGAGGAAGATACCACCGTTGCCGAGAAAGCTTATCAGTTAGACCACATGTTGAACGAGTTCTTTAATAAGCAATAG
- the pheT gene encoding phenylalanine--tRNA ligase subunit beta, with protein MKISYNWLKEFIDTDRSPEDISGILTGIGLEVESLEKVQAIPGGLEGLVIGYVKEAVQHPNADRLRVTKVDVGGAEDLQVVCGAPNVAAGQKVVVAVVGSTVHPTTGEPFKISKSKIRGEVSEGMICAEDEIGLGESHAGIMVLDADAPVGTPAKEYFKLNDDYLFEIGLTPNRADAASHLGTARDIAAFLKQGVTKPDVPAFKVDNESLTIPVTIEAEAACPRYASVTISGVQVQDSPQWLKERLAVIGVRSINNIVDVTNYVLHELGQPLHAFDADAITGGKVSVKTYAEGTPFVTLDGVERKLSADDLMIGNADGPMCIAGVFGGADSGVKESTTKVFLESAYFNPVSVRKTSKRHGLKTDASFRFERGVDPDITVFALQRAALLIQEVAGGSISSQISDIYSTPVQPFAVEVTYKNIDRLIGKAIGIDTIRAIIAALDIQIVNETAEGLSLLVPPYRVDVTREVDVIEEVLRIYGYNNIEIPTQIRASLNNSQRPEKDTVQNAISDLLTANAFNEILCNSLTSSAYAESLDSAVKLLNPLSSDLDIMRQTLLYSGLEAIAYNQNRRQADLKFYEFGKTYAFADEKYTEVQRLSIFITGGVSAEHWDKKSGAVSFYNLKAVVDGVLERLNITDVSVDEVHDHELAYGLQYNKGNKTIARFGAVLPAALKKAGVEKEVFYADLNFDVLLNIVKKNKIVNKELSKFPAVRRDLSMLVDTAVTFGQLKQIAQRTERKLLTEVSVFDVYQGDKLPAGKKSYALSFILQDEEKTLTDKAIDAIMQKLIYNFGKEAGAEIRK; from the coding sequence ATGAAGATCTCGTATAACTGGCTCAAAGAATTTATCGATACTGATCGATCACCCGAAGATATATCAGGCATCCTCACCGGCATTGGCCTGGAAGTAGAAAGCTTGGAAAAAGTACAGGCCATACCCGGCGGCCTTGAAGGCCTGGTGATAGGCTATGTGAAGGAAGCGGTGCAGCACCCTAACGCTGATCGTTTACGCGTCACAAAGGTTGATGTTGGTGGTGCCGAGGACCTGCAAGTGGTTTGTGGCGCGCCTAACGTAGCTGCCGGTCAAAAGGTAGTTGTAGCCGTAGTAGGCAGTACCGTACACCCCACCACTGGAGAGCCATTCAAGATCAGCAAGTCGAAGATCCGTGGCGAGGTATCAGAAGGGATGATCTGTGCCGAGGACGAGATCGGTTTGGGCGAGTCGCATGCCGGTATCATGGTACTGGATGCCGATGCGCCCGTAGGTACGCCAGCCAAAGAATACTTCAAGCTTAACGACGACTATCTCTTCGAGATAGGCTTGACCCCTAACCGTGCCGATGCGGCATCGCACCTGGGTACGGCACGTGATATAGCGGCCTTCCTAAAACAGGGGGTCACCAAACCCGATGTTCCTGCCTTTAAGGTAGATAACGAAAGCCTGACCATCCCGGTGACCATCGAGGCAGAGGCGGCTTGTCCGCGCTACGCCAGCGTGACCATATCTGGTGTTCAGGTACAGGATTCGCCGCAATGGTTGAAAGAGCGTTTGGCTGTAATCGGTGTGCGCAGCATCAACAACATCGTTGATGTGACCAACTATGTATTACATGAGTTGGGTCAGCCGCTGCACGCCTTTGATGCTGATGCCATTACCGGTGGTAAGGTATCGGTGAAGACCTATGCAGAAGGAACGCCATTCGTAACCCTTGATGGGGTAGAGCGCAAACTATCGGCTGATGATCTGATGATTGGTAATGCTGATGGACCGATGTGCATAGCAGGTGTGTTCGGCGGTGCCGATTCGGGGGTAAAAGAGAGTACCACCAAAGTTTTCTTGGAAAGTGCCTACTTTAACCCGGTATCAGTGCGCAAAACGTCAAAACGACATGGATTAAAGACCGATGCCTCGTTCCGTTTCGAGCGTGGTGTTGATCCTGATATCACGGTGTTCGCCCTGCAACGTGCTGCCTTGCTTATCCAGGAAGTGGCCGGAGGTTCTATCTCCTCGCAAATATCTGACATTTACTCAACGCCGGTACAGCCGTTCGCGGTAGAGGTTACCTATAAGAACATCGACCGTTTGATCGGTAAAGCGATCGGTATCGATACCATCAGGGCTATCATTGCCGCGCTGGACATACAGATCGTAAATGAGACCGCCGAGGGCTTATCCCTGCTGGTACCGCCTTACCGCGTTGACGTGACCCGCGAGGTGGACGTGATCGAAGAAGTGCTGCGTATTTACGGTTACAACAACATCGAGATACCTACGCAGATCAGGGCATCGCTCAATAACTCGCAACGCCCCGAAAAGGACACGGTTCAAAATGCCATATCAGATCTGCTGACCGCTAATGCTTTCAACGAGATCCTGTGTAACTCGCTTACCAGTTCGGCCTATGCCGAAAGTCTGGATAGCGCTGTTAAGCTGTTGAATCCGCTCAGCAGCGACCTGGACATCATGCGCCAAACGCTGCTCTATTCTGGCCTCGAGGCTATCGCCTACAACCAGAATCGCCGCCAGGCCGACCTGAAGTTCTACGAGTTCGGTAAGACCTATGCCTTTGCTGATGAGAAGTATACCGAGGTTCAGCGGCTGTCGATATTTATCACCGGAGGTGTTAGTGCCGAGCACTGGGATAAAAAGTCTGGAGCGGTATCATTCTACAACCTTAAAGCCGTTGTTGACGGCGTTTTGGAGCGCTTGAACATCACTGACGTTTCCGTTGATGAGGTGCACGATCATGAACTGGCTTACGGCCTTCAATACAACAAAGGCAACAAGACCATAGCACGTTTTGGAGCGGTGCTGCCTGCCGCGTTGAAGAAAGCTGGAGTGGAAAAAGAGGTGTTCTATGCCGACTTGAACTTTGATGTGCTACTCAATATCGTTAAAAAGAATAAGATCGTTAACAAGGAGCTTTCCAAGTTCCCGGCCGTAAGGCGTGACCTGTCGATGCTGGTGGATACGGCCGTTACCTTTGGTCAGTTAAAACAGATCGCACAGCGTACCGAACGTAAATTATTGACTGAGGTTAGTGTTTTTGACGTTTATCAGGGCGATAAACTCCCGGCCGGCAAAAAGTCGTACGCATTGAGCTTTATCCTGCAAGATGAGGAGAAGACCCTTACTGACAAGGCGATCGACGCGATCATGCAAAAACTGATCTACAACTTTGGCAAAGAGGCCGGAGCCGAGATCAGGAAATAG
- the rny gene encoding ribonuclease Y, which translates to MDILYIIIGLLIGAIIGFVIGRYLLKKVFKEQEVAAQNKVKKILKDAENNAEILKKNKLLEAKEKFLQLKAEHEQEVNSKNNAIGQRENSIKQKEQSLNQKLENVNRKENELDNTRKNLEKQTETLHKKQEEVEHLKQQHVQQLETIAGLTAEEAKNQLVDTLREEARTKAMSQIKDIVDEAKLTATKEAKKVVIQTIQRTATESAIENTVSIFNIENDEIKGRIIGREGRNIRALEAATGIEIIVDDTPEAIILSGFDPVRREIARLAMHRLVTDGRIHPARIEEVVAKTRKQIEEEIVEIGERTVIDLGIHGLHPELIRMVGRMRYRSSYGQNLLQHSREVANFCATMAAELGLNVKLAKRAGLLHDIGKVPDDNPELPHAILGMQLAEKYKEHPEVCNAIGAHHDEIEMTSMISPIIQACDAISGARPGARREVVESYIKRLKELEELALSYPGVEKTFAIQAGRELRVVVESEKVSDAQSEILAADISNRIQTEMTYPGQIKVTVIRETRSVAFAK; encoded by the coding sequence ATGGATATTTTATATATCATTATCGGCCTGCTCATAGGCGCCATCATTGGCTTTGTGATCGGCCGTTATCTGCTCAAAAAGGTTTTTAAGGAGCAGGAGGTAGCAGCCCAGAACAAGGTCAAAAAAATCTTGAAGGATGCCGAGAACAACGCCGAGATCTTGAAAAAGAACAAGCTATTAGAAGCCAAGGAAAAGTTTTTGCAATTAAAGGCCGAGCACGAGCAAGAGGTGAACAGCAAGAACAATGCTATTGGCCAACGCGAGAACTCGATCAAACAAAAAGAACAATCACTTAACCAAAAACTGGAGAACGTTAACCGCAAGGAGAACGAACTCGACAATACCCGCAAAAATCTCGAGAAACAGACCGAGACCTTGCACAAAAAGCAGGAAGAGGTTGAGCACCTGAAACAGCAGCACGTACAGCAACTGGAGACCATTGCCGGCCTGACCGCCGAAGAGGCCAAGAACCAGTTGGTAGATACCCTGCGCGAAGAAGCTCGTACCAAGGCTATGAGCCAGATCAAGGATATCGTTGATGAAGCCAAGCTTACGGCTACTAAAGAAGCTAAAAAGGTGGTTATTCAAACCATTCAACGTACCGCTACCGAAAGTGCTATCGAGAACACCGTATCGATCTTCAACATCGAGAATGACGAGATCAAAGGCCGTATCATTGGTCGTGAAGGACGTAATATTCGTGCTTTAGAGGCTGCTACTGGTATCGAGATCATTGTGGACGACACCCCTGAAGCAATTATTCTTTCAGGGTTCGACCCTGTACGCCGTGAGATAGCCCGTTTAGCCATGCACCGCTTGGTGACCGACGGTCGTATCCACCCGGCCCGTATCGAAGAGGTGGTTGCCAAGACCCGTAAACAGATCGAGGAAGAGATCGTGGAGATCGGTGAGCGCACCGTGATCGATCTGGGTATACATGGTCTGCACCCTGAGCTGATCCGTATGGTAGGCCGTATGCGCTACCGTTCATCTTATGGGCAGAACCTGCTGCAGCACTCACGTGAGGTAGCCAATTTCTGTGCTACCATGGCCGCCGAATTAGGCTTGAACGTTAAACTGGCCAAACGTGCCGGCTTACTGCATGATATTGGTAAAGTGCCTGATGATAACCCTGAATTGCCACACGCCATTTTAGGTATGCAACTGGCCGAAAAGTATAAAGAACATCCAGAGGTTTGTAACGCGATCGGTGCTCACCATGACGAGATCGAGATGACCTCGATGATATCGCCGATCATTCAAGCATGTGACGCGATCTCAGGTGCCCGTCCAGGTGCACGCCGCGAGGTGGTAGAAAGCTATATCAAACGTTTGAAAGAGCTGGAAGAATTAGCATTATCTTACCCAGGCGTTGAGAAGACCTTTGCAATACAGGCTGGTCGTGAACTGCGTGTAGTGGTAGAAAGCGAGAAGGTGAGTGATGCGCAATCAGAGATCCTGGCTGCCGATATCTCCAACCGTATTCAAACCGAGATGACCTATCCGGGCCAGATCAAAGTGACCGTTATCCGCGAAACCCGCTCAGTGGCCTTCGCTAAATAA